The proteins below come from a single Bombus fervidus isolate BK054 chromosome 15, iyBomFerv1, whole genome shotgun sequence genomic window:
- the LOC139995128 gene encoding uncharacterized protein → MIKMPPVCAVPNCKSGSNCRKKYSLFKTPKNLELRKKWEKAIPGVTELKQRQLICEKHFKDEYIIKKFVQRDYCGNVISEIMRRPYLRKGAVPTIFSNLNVSSIIEEKEHKLPSSSSINAIEEELYPKVSNEIVVSISDTDLTKINSKDDSEMLVDEKYVNDEFTHDKDSLILIINSNDGHFIEHNYALNNFSKTVDNACTDSLLLSANCHNRSIANTNALTDSSNVSIEYASEVAIDNTKTKVPKGWGVSEKVKRFTRYLLFTHTITEMKNNVDVQVLEKYIILNCSDGNARYFVREKEINNKNIPQFSLKIINTRMLVDAMTKFEKMHICEGMGSMDSNLLRQNDSCENILNRWRHSKCILLTKYKKCDYCRKLKRIIMQRRIDH, encoded by the exons atgataaaGATGCCTCCCGTGTGCGCTGTGCCGAATTGCAAAAGTGGCTCTAACTGCCGCAAAAAGTATTCGTTATTTAAAACACCCAAAAATCTGgaattaagaaagaaatggGAGAAGGCCATTCCTGGAGTAACAGAACTAAAACAACGGCAACTGATATgtgaaaaacattttaaagatgaatatataataaaaaagttcGTTCAAAGAGATTATTGTGGCAACGTCATTTCTGAG ATAATGCGCCGACCTTATTTACGGAAGGGCGCGGTTCCAACAATTTTCAGTAATTTAAATGTATCTTCaattattgaagaaaaagaacataAATTACCTTCGAGTTCAAGTATAAATGCTATTGAAGAAGAACTATATCCCAAAG ttAGTAATGAAATTGTAGTAAGTATTAGCGATACTGATTTAACGAAAATCAATAGCAAGGATGATTCAGAAATGTTAG TTGATGAAAAATATGTGAATGATGAATTCACACACGATAAGGACAGCTTAATCctaattataaattctaatGATGGACATTTCATAGAACATAATTAtgcattaaataatttttcaaaaacagTTGATAATGCTTGTACAG ATTCGCTCTTGTTATCTGCTAATTGTCACAATAGATCTATTGCAAACACAAATGCCTTAACTGATTCTTCGAATGTTTCTATAGAATATGCTAGTGAAGTTG CTATTGATAATACTAAAACGAAAGTACCAAAAGGTTGGGGTGTTTCTGAGAAAGTTAAAAGATtcacaagatatttattatttacacatACGATtacagaaatgaaaaataacgttGACGTTCAAGTGctagaaaaatacataattctgAATTGCTCTGATGGAAACGCGCGTTACTTCGTacgcgaaaaagaaattaataataaaaatataccgcagtttagtttaaaaattattaatacgaGAATGTTAGTAGATGCAATGACAAAGTTTGAGAAAATGCATATTTGCGAAGGAATGGGATCGATGGATTCAAATTTACTTCGACAAAATGATTCGTGTGAAAACATATTGAATCGCTGGCGTCATagtaaatgtattttattaacaaaatacaaaaaatgtgATTATTGcaggaaattaaaaagaataattatgCAAAGACGTATAGATCATTGA
- the Nc2beta gene encoding negative cofactor 2beta encodes MSIKTVVCYTFIYVYKQEEMASAATSPTEDDELTLPRASINKIIKEILPHVRVANESRELILNCCTEFIHLVSSEANEICNQQQKKTINAEHILQALEKLGFGDYSVEAEAVLRDCKAVAAKRRRQSTRLENLGIPEEELLRQQQELFAKAREEQAVAEQQQWQQLQAVAKMASILQSDSEQEDYS; translated from the exons ATGAGTATTAAGACCGTGGTctgttatacatttatatatgtatat aaacaagaagaaatgGCCTCGGCTGCTACATCACCGACAGAAGACGATGAATTAACATTACCACGTGCATCGATCAACAAGATAATCAAAGAAATTTTACCACATGTACGCGTAGCAAACGAATCCCGGGAATTGATATTAAATTGTTGCAcagaatttattcatttagtTTCTTCCGAGGCGAATGAAATTTGTAATCAACAACAAAAGAAAACCATTAACGCTGAACATATTCTTCAAGCACTTGAAAAACTTGGATTTGGAGATTATAGCGTAGAAGCTGAGGCGGTTCTACGAGATTGCAAAGCTGTCGCTGCTAAACGAAGACGTCAGAGCACTAGATTAGAAAATTTGGGAATTCCGGAAGAAGAACTCCTTAGACAACAACAAGAATTATTTGCAAAAGCAAGAGAAGAACAAGCGGTTGCTGAACAACAACAGTGGCAACAATTACAAGCAGTTGCAAAAATGGCCTCGATACTACAATCTGATAGTGAACAAGAAGATTACTCGTAA
- the LOC139995125 gene encoding vascular endothelial growth factor receptor 3 isoform X2, producing the protein MSVRIQSLLIYSTFVSFYLCNGSYAGDTNEFVGTVRNLSVTVLQDPKYVGKQNAYKYLRLNISWLPPDSARQPSSYSVIVTGIPIRDRTSITECPEGSLFFILKDNIKHNVVLPEYNDLFDITDLYIQLNCSYKVQVLANPRSKYIVNTPEVLYTVPECIDHLCSCVNAKTTLPIPKVNISQKENEIVVTWSTTSNTSNIQYYIISIGVPIFISKKGLPVYNMTKLVQVPVDKTVFSWDLKVNNQYIEIKDGYKIAVNAVNHHGCSGLEGDIIIHFISSANRNIWFILIGILTSCILFGIVSFLLYRNYNFFMVHNSNKSGTCTISECKCKWTKTILQKFNILYIKYESEEGYMEGTDNLEVAFKSVKLIRELGTGQFGKVYLGQLDDKNNTSVAVKMSQQIDISNNSETQQEFIKEIEIMRMAGNHPHLVSLIGYCIKPTQPTCILLEYMQGGDLLTYLHDQRKQQKNETNNYKPGQYTNITNNCREEIDVSETLYSMCSTIRNTMNSYKSRQYMNIINNCKEETEYRKENWIGRIKGCQFLKFATEIAMGMEHLEAKGITHRDLAARNILLSADFTAKISDFGLSRNSAYVIKDIKKKTRHLPIRWMSPEALHNLAFSSKSDVWSYGVVLWEISTLGAFPYANVQDDRLFRYIVHENGRLEQPDNVPSNIYKLMHSCWATECENRPNFTQLLSELRILTSHSNNSFWTMSNPCYALPFSDNIA; encoded by the exons ATGTCAGTACGAATTCAATCATTGTTAATATACAGTacgtttgtttcattttatttatgtaatggAAGCTATGCTGGAGATACGAATGAATTTGTTGGTACTGTGCGAAACTTGAGTGTGACAGTTTTACAAGATCCGAAATATGTAGGAAAGCAAaatgcatataaatatttaagattGAATATATCTTGGTTACCACCAGACAGCGCTAGGCAGCCTTCCTCTTACAG TGTTATAGTCACAGGCATACCAATAAGGGATAGAACAAGTATCACAGAATGTCCAGAAGGATCACTTTTCTTTATATTGAAAgacaatataaaacataatgtaGTGCTTCCtgaatacaacgatttatttgatattacaGATCTGTATATACAACTCAATTGTTCTTATAAGGTGCAAGTCCTGGCAAATCCAAGGTcaaaatatatagtaaataCACCTGAA GTTCTTTATACAGTTCCTGAATGTATAGATCATTTATGCAGTTGTGTTAATGCCAAAACAACACTGCCGATTCCAAAAGTAAACATTTctcaaaaagaaaatgaaattgtcgTAACTTGGAGCACAACTTCTAACACATCCAATATTcagtattatataattag CATTGGTGTaccaatttttatatcaaagaaAGGACTGCCTGTTTATAATATGACAAAACTAGTACAAGTACCTGTAGATAAAACTGTATTTTCGTGGGATTTAAAAGTCAATAATcagtatatagaaattaaagatGGTTATAAAATAGCAGTTAATGCTGTTAATCATCATGGATGCTCTGGACTAGAGGgagatattattatacatttcatATCATCAGCAAATCGGAATATA tgGTTTATACTAATTGGAATATTAACCAGTTGTATTCTATTTGGAATTGTAAGTTTCTTATTGTATCGTAACTATAATTTCTTTATGGTACATAACAGCAATAAATCTGGAACATGCACAATTTCtgaatgtaaatgtaaatggACAAAAACAATACTACAGAAGTTcaacattttgtatattaaatacgAATCAGAG gAAGGATATATGGAAGGGACAGATAATTTGGAAGTGGCATTCAAAAGTGTAAAATTAATACGTGAGCTGGGTACTGGACAGTTTGGAAAAGTATATCTTGGTCAGTTAGATGATAAAAACAATACTTCAGTTGCTGTAAAAATGTCTCAACAAATAGATATATCCAACAATTCTGAAACACAGCAggaatttataaaagaaattgaaataatgagAATGGCTGGAAATCATCCTCATTTAGTAAGCCTCATAGGTTACTGCATTAAACCTACACAACCAACATGTATCCTGCTTGAATATATGCAAGGTGGAGATCTATTAACTTACTTGCATGAtcaaagaaaacaacaaa agaatgaaacaaataattacaaacctggacaatatacaaatattaccaATAATTGTAGAGAAGAAATTGATGTTTCAGAAA CTTTGTATTCTATGTGTTCTACGATACGGAACACAATGAATAGTTACAAATCTAGgcaatatatgaatattatcaACAATtgtaaagaagaaacagaatatagaaaagaaaattggatTGGTAGAATAAAAGGATgtcaatttctaaaatttgccACAGAAATTGCTATGGGCATGGAGCACTTGGAAGCTAAAGGAATTACTCATAGAGATCTTGCAGcaagaaatattcttcttaGCGCAGATTTCACTGCCAAG ATTTCCGACTTTGGGCTTTCTCGCAATAGTGCGTACgtgataaaagatattaagaaaaaaacaCGTCATCTTCCAATTAGATGGATGTCTCCAGAAGCTTTGCATAACTTAGCCTTCTCTTCAAAAAGTGATGTATGGTCTTATGGAGTGGTACTTTGGGAAATTAGTACATTAGGTGCGTTTCCTTATGCAAATGTACAAGATGATCgcctatttcgttatattgtTCACGAGAACGGTCGTTTAGAGCAACCAGACAATGTTCCTTCaaacatttacaaattaatgCATTCTTGTTGGGCTACAGAGTGTGAGAACAGACCAAATTTTACGCAGTTGCTCTCCGAATTACGAATTCTAACCTCACATTCCAACAATTCTTTCTGGACAATGTCTAATCCCTGTTATGCATTACCATTCTCAGACAATATTGCATAa
- the LOC139995125 gene encoding vascular endothelial growth factor receptor 3 isoform X1 — translation MSVRIQSLLIYSTFVSFYLCNGSYAGDTNEFVGTVRNLSVTVLQDPKYVGKQNAYKYLRLNISWLPPDSARQPSSYSVIVTGIPIRDRTSITECPEGSLFFILKDNIKHNVVLPEYNDLFDITDLYIQLNCSYKVQVLANPRSKYIVNTPEVSYLQIIQEYTIDVSYLYKTNKKVTKISQVLYTVPECIDHLCSCVNAKTTLPIPKVNISQKENEIVVTWSTTSNTSNIQYYIISIGVPIFISKKGLPVYNMTKLVQVPVDKTVFSWDLKVNNQYIEIKDGYKIAVNAVNHHGCSGLEGDIIIHFISSANRNIWFILIGILTSCILFGIVSFLLYRNYNFFMVHNSNKSGTCTISECKCKWTKTILQKFNILYIKYESEEGYMEGTDNLEVAFKSVKLIRELGTGQFGKVYLGQLDDKNNTSVAVKMSQQIDISNNSETQQEFIKEIEIMRMAGNHPHLVSLIGYCIKPTQPTCILLEYMQGGDLLTYLHDQRKQQKNETNNYKPGQYTNITNNCREEIDVSETLYSMCSTIRNTMNSYKSRQYMNIINNCKEETEYRKENWIGRIKGCQFLKFATEIAMGMEHLEAKGITHRDLAARNILLSADFTAKISDFGLSRNSAYVIKDIKKKTRHLPIRWMSPEALHNLAFSSKSDVWSYGVVLWEISTLGAFPYANVQDDRLFRYIVHENGRLEQPDNVPSNIYKLMHSCWATECENRPNFTQLLSELRILTSHSNNSFWTMSNPCYALPFSDNIA, via the exons ATGTCAGTACGAATTCAATCATTGTTAATATACAGTacgtttgtttcattttatttatgtaatggAAGCTATGCTGGAGATACGAATGAATTTGTTGGTACTGTGCGAAACTTGAGTGTGACAGTTTTACAAGATCCGAAATATGTAGGAAAGCAAaatgcatataaatatttaagattGAATATATCTTGGTTACCACCAGACAGCGCTAGGCAGCCTTCCTCTTACAG TGTTATAGTCACAGGCATACCAATAAGGGATAGAACAAGTATCACAGAATGTCCAGAAGGATCACTTTTCTTTATATTGAAAgacaatataaaacataatgtaGTGCTTCCtgaatacaacgatttatttgatattacaGATCTGTATATACAACTCAATTGTTCTTATAAGGTGCAAGTCCTGGCAAATCCAAGGTcaaaatatatagtaaataCACCTGAAGTAAGTTATTTACAGATCATACAAGAATATACAATAGATGTaagttatttatacaaaactaACAAGAAGGTTACAAAAATTTCACAGGTTCTTTATACAGTTCCTGAATGTATAGATCATTTATGCAGTTGTGTTAATGCCAAAACAACACTGCCGATTCCAAAAGTAAACATTTctcaaaaagaaaatgaaattgtcgTAACTTGGAGCACAACTTCTAACACATCCAATATTcagtattatataattag CATTGGTGTaccaatttttatatcaaagaaAGGACTGCCTGTTTATAATATGACAAAACTAGTACAAGTACCTGTAGATAAAACTGTATTTTCGTGGGATTTAAAAGTCAATAATcagtatatagaaattaaagatGGTTATAAAATAGCAGTTAATGCTGTTAATCATCATGGATGCTCTGGACTAGAGGgagatattattatacatttcatATCATCAGCAAATCGGAATATA tgGTTTATACTAATTGGAATATTAACCAGTTGTATTCTATTTGGAATTGTAAGTTTCTTATTGTATCGTAACTATAATTTCTTTATGGTACATAACAGCAATAAATCTGGAACATGCACAATTTCtgaatgtaaatgtaaatggACAAAAACAATACTACAGAAGTTcaacattttgtatattaaatacgAATCAGAG gAAGGATATATGGAAGGGACAGATAATTTGGAAGTGGCATTCAAAAGTGTAAAATTAATACGTGAGCTGGGTACTGGACAGTTTGGAAAAGTATATCTTGGTCAGTTAGATGATAAAAACAATACTTCAGTTGCTGTAAAAATGTCTCAACAAATAGATATATCCAACAATTCTGAAACACAGCAggaatttataaaagaaattgaaataatgagAATGGCTGGAAATCATCCTCATTTAGTAAGCCTCATAGGTTACTGCATTAAACCTACACAACCAACATGTATCCTGCTTGAATATATGCAAGGTGGAGATCTATTAACTTACTTGCATGAtcaaagaaaacaacaaa agaatgaaacaaataattacaaacctggacaatatacaaatattaccaATAATTGTAGAGAAGAAATTGATGTTTCAGAAA CTTTGTATTCTATGTGTTCTACGATACGGAACACAATGAATAGTTACAAATCTAGgcaatatatgaatattatcaACAATtgtaaagaagaaacagaatatagaaaagaaaattggatTGGTAGAATAAAAGGATgtcaatttctaaaatttgccACAGAAATTGCTATGGGCATGGAGCACTTGGAAGCTAAAGGAATTACTCATAGAGATCTTGCAGcaagaaatattcttcttaGCGCAGATTTCACTGCCAAG ATTTCCGACTTTGGGCTTTCTCGCAATAGTGCGTACgtgataaaagatattaagaaaaaaacaCGTCATCTTCCAATTAGATGGATGTCTCCAGAAGCTTTGCATAACTTAGCCTTCTCTTCAAAAAGTGATGTATGGTCTTATGGAGTGGTACTTTGGGAAATTAGTACATTAGGTGCGTTTCCTTATGCAAATGTACAAGATGATCgcctatttcgttatattgtTCACGAGAACGGTCGTTTAGAGCAACCAGACAATGTTCCTTCaaacatttacaaattaatgCATTCTTGTTGGGCTACAGAGTGTGAGAACAGACCAAATTTTACGCAGTTGCTCTCCGAATTACGAATTCTAACCTCACATTCCAACAATTCTTTCTGGACAATGTCTAATCCCTGTTATGCATTACCATTCTCAGACAATATTGCATAa